The proteins below are encoded in one region of Strongyloides ratti genome assembly S_ratti_ED321, scaffold srae_chrx_scaffold0000003:
- a CDS encoding Protein kinase domain and Serine/threonine-/dual specificity protein kinase, catalytic domain and Protein kinase-like domain-containing protein, giving the protein MTLGSGGHGASSRSNSRNNYRAGKYSTSRMKLTGGGSSIAGTGGSHPLGGHPLKSADQSKRQDIKHRFEITKKLGSGTYGKVSLAYDHKTERDVAVKLIKKSAIENKADLIRIRREIRIMSALQHPNIIQIYEVFENKDKIILVMEYACGGELYDYVSKNGSLPEHEARRIFRQITSAVLYCHKHKVAHRDLKLENILLDTDNNAKIADFGLSNYFDDKRLLTTFCGSPLYASPEIINGTPYKGPEVDCWSLGILLYTLVYGSMPFDGRDFNRMVRQIKRGAYYEPDTPSTASMLIRNMLRVNPDRRADIDDIASHWWLNLEENMPVIQELPENQITDHTPLTEREETMVVQDLADETDVFMEFGHLSSETRKKIEEFRRRRKEAEEYNENSPIKPPKSKKINGNEEPEMTSKEKSLRDTETKEDDKAENEVKLIENNNEREHNSPTVKLDDLFDPLERLRQLENRLNTNRTNNNIEKNTRKNSRSTGEKLHDEEDNNLSNKQPPAFTSVTESREQKRPDSKPNSFVRKNSNSRTSTSRIREWSHQEIDSLNMLMNQVLEQMEKGPVSLNTVARIKGHPHYDQRPMVKELLESILAAQPPSVQKQASKIIQQQSKDIIRKQMSGNTMSSTLRSRDKNKDIFNEQSSSLNKKINNAPLPPEKSMIPNRPSTFNDDEEDDKPYSKPISKNKSDKHKLESGNRPWHSVEVGFESDNSDEKESENESECEVEKGVEESTKKKNITNNDITEITVQDTSFEDVTDDETQVSEATLHTEKTPESRVNNIMKIKEEGSETDHASELEDDLDEDYGEDEEEELDSDIEELADVVEQTVSSASNEKDKDIHITIDASEFLKKPYNSVPITKINLNSSLDNQKNDNSLSNNKSLDQSGFKTPAQDSNYLNTFDRGLIKRQSKGKYQLNHIDLYGRGVSTESETPSIFQQKKRIGGPQPPVEQCPILFDKVSIQCPKEEYSSKYPINMKRRETAISSVKQDFGNIKKSNKTISRTNEIVKNNAPATTFTAKKYIMQYPNKLEDSDDEKLNEKIIREKRQQSAKVQNTQKMDNKSGNQNRVSSLPPRSPPPVKSNDGDSEYEDHEGENDIDKERTDSEIEEEDEETEEFDDEFHPSYKQVSNVIGFKTNEGSNFKNNPTIQINNQPTSYKSPTLKNNASIQQKTYTSQAQNSLKNVNKNDVNTNNARKKYTTNASLQNNKECKDSASKISSKNSSSSPTSFNDEYNGMQKWETAAAYIRRKNRERRQRNQTIAITEEAYLRAKASFGQRSNDNDESNEDSLPNSPSHNNTTGYNYDVNNGNGEHNVRYGISQINLNKPYSSGYNYQSSSGFPSYTGNSSPYSTKKYDDYHYTHGNPHYSGSSYLQSPQYGGYRDQYRQTNRGIDRRKSFHEMTPERDYNDDQFGSNFGFDKYRYSPNVPYQPANTNPRHYEEEFSSSSSHWSSDPKRYPSYHIPNDSDIKSYGSNNIRPFSNNWNNNSVYSPYGYDRDRPISNYMSTGVGGYHRSTRHEDNYNYPKRNNYDNDSKHGYGYYDYNNSSTPYSLYPSTNIGGYGSKVDTEERSSTKEGIFSRLRPVTKRIASVLGDDKTRPRSQSNDRKFSASGRSITGDEHNEINRHPTPELSDRSTDYPYINYHDSATGGLPRMAIPKEPDINMTPGRGILKNKTSSDVETRKDSNTSTGGATSGVKHILSRIRRRISFDKSVSPAPTTRVSAPITYQNAFISNVGTSFDEDRRSHNFEVYDVETAARKRQLSNINRRRTCDIRMGPDGKFITNTSYGGIDDDYKRPRSPIEKIKSFFRKTSKESSVGGNNISSGVTGKTTPYDYSSGYSRHDGNSSIGSAASSRYTSGTDKIFGSFPTSSNSSRLTSNHGSSQYNNQGNKYTPVMSSSPYTTGGPSSRYTPSTRNWHDDSHHY; this is encoded by the exons ATGACCTTAGGCTCTGGAGGCCATGGAGCGTCATCGCGCTCCAACAGCCGCAATAATTACCGTGCCGGTAAATATAGTACAAGTCGCATGAAATTAACTGGTGGCGGAAGTAGTATAGCTGGAACTGGTGGATCACATCCTTTAg gAGGACATCCACTTAAATCGGCAGATCAATCTAAAAGACAAGATATAAAACATCGTTTTGAAATAACGAAAAAATTAGGGTCAGGTACATATGGAAAAGTTTCCCTTGCATATGATCATAAAACAGAAAGAGATGTAGCTGTtaaattgattaaaaaatcaGCCATTGAAAATAAGGCTGATCTTATTAGAATAAGAAGAGAAATAAGAATTATGTCAGCTTTACAACATCcaaatattattcaaatttatgaag tttttgaaaataaagataaaataatattagttATGGAATATGCATGTGGTGGAGAGTTATATGATTATGTTTCAAAAAATGGTTCATTACCAGAACATGAAGCTAGAAGAATATTTCGTCAGATAACTTCGGCTGTTTTATATTGTCATAAGCATAAGGTTGCTCATCGTGATCTCAAAttggaaaatattttactagaTACAGACAATAATGCAAAAATTGCAGATTTTGGTCTTTCCAATTACTTTGAtgataaaagattattaacAACATTTTGCGGGTCGCCTTTATATGCATCTCCAGAAATTATTAATGGTACTCCTTATAAAGGACCTGAAGTTGATTGTTGGTCTTTAGGAATATTACTTTATACATTAGTATACGGTTCCATGCCATTTGATGGTAGAGATTTTAATAGAATGGTACGACAAATAAAAAGAGGTGCATATTATGAACCAGATACACCATCTACGGCATCAATgttaataagaaatatgcTTAGAGTTAATCCTGATAGAAGAGCTGATATTGATGATATTGCTAGTCATTGGTGGTTAAATCTTGAAGAAAATATGCCTGTTATTCAAGAGTTACCTGAAAATCAAATAACAGATCATACACCATTAACAGAAAGAGAAGAAACAATGGTTGTTCAAGATTTAGCTGATGAAACAGATGTCTTTATGGAATTTGGACATTTAAGTTCTGAAACAAGGAAAAAGATTGAAGAATTTAGAAGAAGAAGGAAAGAAGCTGAagaatataatgaaaatagtCCAATAAAACCAccaaaaagtaaaaaaattaatggtAATGAAGAACCAGAAATGACTTCTAAAGAAAAATCATTAAGAGACACTGAAACTAAGGAAGATGATAAAGCAGAAAATGAAGTTAAacttattgaaaataataatgaaagaGAACATAATAGTCCAACAGTAAAATTAGATGATCTTTTTGATCCATTAGAACGTCTTCGTCAACTGGAAAATCGTCTTAATACTAATAGaacaaataataacattgaaaaaaatactCGCAAGAATAGTCGCAGTACTGGTGAAAAATTACATGATGAagaagataataatttatcaaataaacaACCACCAGCATTTACATCTGTTACCGAATCAAGAGAACAAAAAAGGCCTGACTCTAAACCTAACTCATTTGTAAGAAAAAATTCTAATTCAAGAACAAGTACTTCAAGAATAAGAGAATGGTCTCATCAAGAAATTGATTCACTTAACATGTTAATGAATCAAGTACTTGAACAAATGGAGAAAGGACCTGTTAGTCTTAATACAGTTGCTAGAATTAAAGGACATCCACACTATGATCAACGTCCAATGGTAAAAGAACTTTTGGAGTCAATATTAGCAGCACAACCACCATCTGTTCAAAAGCAAGCcagtaaaattattcaacAACAAAGTAAAGACATTATAAGAAAGCAAATGTCCGGAAATACAATGTCATCAACATTAAGAAGTagagataaaaataaagatatttttaatgaacaATCTTCAagtttaaacaaaaaaatcaaCAATGCACCATTGCCACCAGAAAAATCAATGATCCCTAATAGACCTAGTACATTTAATGATGATGAAGAAGATGACAAACCATATTCTAAAcctatttctaaaaataaatctgaTAAACATAAACTGGAATCAGGAAATCGACCATGGCATAGTGTTGAAGTTGGTTTTGAATCTGATAATTCTGATGAAAAAGAGTCAGAAAATGAATCTGAATGTGAAGTTGAGAAAGGTGTTGAAGAATCTactaaaaagaaaaatattacaaataatgatataactGAGATAACTGTTCAAGATACATCATTTGAAGATGTAACAGATGATGAAACACAAGTTTCTGAAGCTACTCTCCATACAGAAAAGACACCAGAATCGCgagttaataatattatgaaaattaaaGAAGAAGGTAGTGAAACAGATCATGCATCAGAATTAGAAGATGACTTAGATGAAGATTATGGTGAAGATGAGGAAGAAGAATTAGATAGTGATATAGAGGAGTTGGCAGATGTTGTTGAACAAACTGTTTCTTCTGCTTCAAATGAAAAAGACAAAGATATTCATATTACTATAGATGCATCtgaatttttgaaaaaaccATATAATTCTGTAccaattacaaaaattaaccTTAACTCTTCTCTTGATAATcagaaaaatgataattctttatctaataataaatCACTTGATCAAAGCGGGTTTAAAACACCAGCACAAGATTCAAATTATCTTAATACATTTGACCGTGGACTTATTAAAAGACAAAGTAAAGGAAAATATCAACTTAATCATATTGATTTATATGGAAGAGGAGTATCAACTGAATCAGAAACACCTTCTAtatttcaacaaaaaaaacgAATTGGAGGCCCACAACCACCTGTTGAACAATGTCCTATTTTATTTGACAAGGTAAGTATTCAATGTCCAAAAGAAGAGTATTCGTCAAAGTATCCTATTAATATGAAACGAAGAGAGACTGCAATCTCTTCTGTAAAACAGGATTTTGGAAACATTAAGAAAtctaataaaacaataagcAGAACTAATGAAATTGTCAAAAATAATGCCCCTGCAACTACCTTTACG gctaaaaaatatattatgcAATATCCAAATAAACTTGAAGATAGTgatgatgaaaaattaaatgagaAAATAATAAGAGAAAAAAGACAACAATCTGCTAAAGTACAAAATACTCAAAAAATGGATAACAAAAGTGGAAACCAAAATAGAGTAAGTAGTTTACCTCCTCGTAGTCCACCTCCCGTCAAATCTAATGATGGAGATTCAGAATATGAAGATCATGAGGGTGAAAATGACATTGATAAAGAAAGAACTGATAGTGAAATTGAGGAAGAAGATGAAGAAACGGAGGAATTTGATGACGAATTTCATCCATCATATAAACAAGTGTCAAATGTCATTGgttttaaaacaaatgaag gtagtaactttaaaaataatccaacaattcaaataaataatcaacCTACATCATATAAATCAccaacattaaaaaataatgcttCAATTCAACAGAAAACTTATACATCTCAAGCacaaaattctttaaaaaatgtgaataaaaatgatgt GAATACTAATAATGCacgaaaaaaatatacaactAATGCTtcattacaaaataataaagaatgtAAAGACAGTGCTAGTAAGATATCATCGAAAAATTCATCATCATCACCAACGAGTTTTAATGATGAATATAATGGAATGCAAAAGTGGGAAACTGCGGCTGCTTATATACGTAGAAAAAATCGTGAAAGACGGCAACGTAACCAAACAATTGCCATAACTGAAGAAGCTTATTTAcg agCTAAAGCAAGTTTTGGACAAAGAAGCAATGATAATGATGAATCAAATGAAGATAGTTTACCAAATAGTCCATCTCACAATAATACAACTGGATACAATTATGATGTAAATAATGGTAATGGAGAACATAATGTTCGATATGGAATAagtcaaataaatttaaataaaccaTACTCTTCTGGATATAATTATCAGTCATCTTCTGGATTTCCAAGTTATACAGGAAATAGTAGTCCATATTCTACCAAAAAATATGATGATTATCATTATACACATGGTAATCCACATTATAGTGGTAGTAGTTATTTACAAAGTCCTCAATATGGTGGATATAGAGATCAATATAGACAAACAAATAGAGGTATTGATAGAAGAAAAAGTTTTCATGAAATGACTCCTGAAAGAGATTATAATGATGATCAATTTGGAAGTAATTTTggatttgataaatatagaTATAGTCCTAATGTACCATATCAACCAGCTAATACAAATCCAAGACATTATGAGGAAGAATTTTCATCATCGTCATCACATTGGAGTTCTGATCCAAAACGTTATCCATCTTATCATATACCAAATGATAGtgatataaaaagttatggtagtaataatatacgtccattttctaataattggAATAATAATTCTGTATATTCTCCATATGGATATGATCGTGATCGTCCTATTAGTAATTATATGTCAACTGGAGTTGGTGGTTATCATCGTTCAACAAGACATGaagataattataattatccaaaaagaaataattatgataatgATTCAAAACATGGATATGGTTATtatgattataataattcttCAACTCCATATTCTTTATATCCATCAACAAATATTGGTGGATATGGTAGTAAAGTTGATACAGAGGAAAGATCTTCAACAAAAGAAGGAATATTTTCTCGATTAAGGCCAGTTACAAAAAGAATTGCATCCGTATTAGGAGATGACAAAACACGACCGCGTTCTCAATCTAATGATCGTAAGTTTTCAGCTTCAGGACGATCTATAACTGGTGATGAacataatgaaataaatcgTCATCCTACACCAGAATTAAGTGATAGAAGTACTGATTACCcatatattaattatcatGATTCCGCTACTGGTGGTTTACCAAGAATGGCTATACCAAAAGAACCTGATATAAATATGACACCAGGAAGgggaattttaaaaaataaaacttctTCTGATGTTGAAACTAGAAAAGATTCTAATACAAGTACAGGTGGAGCTACATCag gGGTTAAACATATCCTTAGCAGAATTCGACGAAGAATAAGCTTTGATAAAAGTGTCAGTCCTGCACCAACAACTAGAGTTTCAGCACCAATAACATATCAAAATGCTTTTATTAGCAACGTTGGAACATCTTTTGATGAAg atcgAAGAAGTCATAATTTTGAAGTTTATGATGTTGAAACAGCGGCACGTAAGCGTCAACTTAGTAATATTAATAGACGCCGGACATGTGATATTAGAATGGGTCCTGATGGAAAATTTATAACTAATACAAGTTATGGGGGTATTGATGATGATTATAAACGACCACGATCAccaattgaaaaaattaaatcattCTTTAGAAAAACATCAAAAGAAAGTTCTGTTGGTGGgaataatatttcttctgGTGTTACTGGAAAAACAACACCATATGATTATTCAAGTGGATATTCTAGACATGATGGTAATAGTTCTATTGGTTCTGCTGCATCATCAAg ATATACTAGTGGGactgataaaatttttggaTCATTTCCCACATCATCAAATTCTTCGAGATTAACAAGTAATCATGGTAGTTCacaatataataatcaaggaaataaatatacacCAGTAATGAGTTCATCACCTTATACTACAGGTGGTCCATCTTCACGTTACACACCATCAACAAGAAATTGGCATGACGACTCtcatcattattaa